AGAAGTACACCCCGCCGAGGCCCCCGAAGATGGCCACCCGGTCGCCGAAGAGCGCGCGCAGGCGCGTGATCTTGGGCAGGGTGGGCGGCTCCTCGAGCTTGACCGCCTCGATCTGCGCGATGTCCGCGCAGAGCTGCGCGATGAACGGCGCGGGCATCGTCACCTGCGTGGTCACCGGCTCGTCCTGCAACACCAGCGGCAGCGCGGTGGCCGCCGCGACGGTACGGTAGTACTCGGCGACCGCATCGAGATTCTTCAGCCCGGCGGGCGGCGCCACCATCAGCGCGTCGGCGCCGTGCTCGCGGGCCATGCGCGCGAAGGCGGTGGCCAGGTGCGTGCCGGAGGCGGAGACGCCGACCGCCACCGGCGTCCGACCCCGCGTCTCCTTCGCCACGATCTCGATCACGCGGCGGCGCTCCTCGTCGGTGAGCCGATGCGCCTCGCCCGCGATGCCGAGGATGGTGAGGCCGGTCACGCCGGTGGCCAGGGCGGACTCGACCAGCCGGGGGAGGCCTTCGACGTCGAGGGCGCCGTCCTCGCGGAACGGAGTCGCGAGGATGTGGAAGATGCCGGACCAGCCAATCATGGGATCGAGAGCACCCCTCACCCTGCCCTCTCCCCTATGGGGAGAGGGAGGCGTCAGGCCCTCACCTGGCAGGCGACCCAGTGGCCGGGCGTGATCTCCTTGAGCACCTGCTCGTTCTCGGAGCAGGACGGAACCCGGATCGGGCAGCGGGTGTGGAAGCGGCATCCCGAGGGCGGCTTGATCGGGCTCGGCACGTCGCCCTCCAGCAGGATGCGCTTGCGCTTGATTGCGGGATCGGGGATCGGCACC
This Candidatus Methylomirabilota bacterium DNA region includes the following protein-coding sequences:
- a CDS encoding dihydrodipicolinate synthase family protein; the protein is MIGWSGIFHILATPFREDGALDVEGLPRLVESALATGVTGLTILGIAGEAHRLTDEERRRVIEIVAKETRGRTPVAVGVSASGTHLATAFARMAREHGADALMVAPPAGLKNLDAVAEYYRTVAAATALPLVLQDEPVTTQVTMPAPFIAQLCADIAQIEAVKLEEPPTLPKITRLRALFGDRVAIFGGLGGVYFFEELSRGADGAMTGFPFPEALRAIREHFVAGRRDDARALFYRWLPMIRYESQPGATPGTAVGIRKEILRRRGWIACAVVRPPAPALDAATHAEIAELLAAVAS